A genomic region of Miscanthus floridulus cultivar M001 chromosome 3, ASM1932011v1, whole genome shotgun sequence contains the following coding sequences:
- the LOC136543676 gene encoding uncharacterized protein, with protein MAYTLAPPTPPGGLAAAGRRLASGPLAEAGPASLPRRARLASLGPAQHRAAPGLPPRACPRRAASCLDRVRARSPRGRPALATPAARQPRPGSTSTRAPSSAPQRCLLLITPPTLSAAEQQQQLPPARNTSSPPPPPLPRRQHTPPTPPFPDSRRQQLRLASLLRLRSLAAVVVEVRTKRGRLLPLRREHCRGRVARHAAGPPPPS; from the coding sequence cgggccgccgcctcgcttctggcccgctagccgaagccggcccagcgagcctcccgcgccgcgcgcgcctcgcctcgctcggcccagcccaaCACCGCGCcgcgcccggcctgcctccgcgcgcctgcccgcgccgcgccgcgtcgtGCCTCGACCGTGTCAGGGCGcgctcgccgcgtggccgccctGCGCTGGcaacgcccgccgcgcggcagccacggcctggCTCCACCTCCACGCGCGCGCCTTCTTCTGCCCCGCAGCGCTGCCTCCTCCTCATTACTCCTCCCACTCTCTCAGCCGcagagcaacagcagcagcttcCGCCCGCGCGCAACacgagctcgccaccgccgccgccgctgcctcgacgGCAGCATACCCCTCCCACGCCTCCATTCCCCGATTCAcgccgccagcagctccgcctagcCTCCCTGCTTCGCTTGCGTTCGCTTGCAGCCGTCGTCGTCGAGGTAAGAACCAAGCGcggccgcctccttcctctccggcgagaGCACTGCCGCGGCCGGGTGGCTCGTCACGCCGCCGGGCCACCTCCACCATCCTAG
- the LOC136543677 gene encoding uncharacterized protein, whose protein sequence is MYSRNALWIYLQFLLLAYICMCQRMDNREWMYTGHASMTPEWMTKTNAFLEHAFGEAAKGSARMPCPCSRCGNKKRKIKRLVGEDLIKYGFTTNYTRWIHHGEADRIREEVVRQRLEDYDGDGGVVDWMDDIQQARFGEGLEEKPEESAKTFYDMLSSAQKPLYEKTMVSQLDAIGRIMGLKSQFSMSRDNFDGMLAVFGSLLPEDHILPKNLYESQKLLRALKMPYEQIHACPNGCVLFRKDHEGATHCPKCKSSRYLEVDTSDGKKEQLRRDIKNFTKGVEVTDPAPQMMTAAEIRAEIEALKVDKEKGRFDGYGTRQNAGRKADPDLQLALREDDSGCGGGGGGGGGGVGEEPSGPPPPRPSEEGGAVELVSEGDHRQCNGILSSLIRLHYPGFVTHAQVESPPWTWDHFNSTVDAVYGTVQERIRREFWDFFTLEEGHDPAWVTKVQDRACRGRVTDLYYEARLQCHINHSCDVLGRYPRKNEARTMTLTREQYLAVSYKTLLLTHSMKNR, encoded by the exons atgtatagtaggaacgccttgtggatttacctgcagtttttattactcgcttacatatgcatgtgccagaggatggataaccgtgagtggatgtacacgggccacgcaagtatgaccccagaatggatgaccaagaccaatgctttcctggagcatgcatttggtgaggctgctaaagggtcagcccggatgccgtgtccgtgcagcagatgtgggaacaagaaaagaaaaattaagaggctcgtgggggaagatcttatcaagtatggattcacgacaaactatacccgctggatccaccatggtgaagccgatcgtattagagaggaggtggtgagacagcgtctcgaggattatgatggagatggcggggtagtagactggatggatgacattcagcaggcacggttcggtgaaggattggAGGAGAAGCCAGAGGAAAGCGCAAAGACGTTCTATGATATGCTGTCTTCAGCGCAGAAGCCCTTGTACGAAAAGACAATGGTATCGCAGCTGGATGCAATTGGACGCATCATGGGGTTGAAGTCGCAGTTTAGCATGAGTcgggacaacttcgatggtatgttggcagtttttggatccctgcttccggaggatcacatcctgccgaagaacttgtacgagtcacagaaacttcttcgtgcacttaagatgccgtatgagcagatccatgcttgtccgaatggatgcgtcctttttaggaaagatcacgagggagcaacacactgtccaaagtgcaaatcctctaggtacctggaggtcgacactagtgatggcaagaaggaacagctgag acgagacatcaagaacttcacgaaaggtgttgaagtcaccgatcctgcacctcagatgatgaccgctGCCGAGATCCgcgctgagatagaggctctcaaagttgataaagagaaaggtcgttttgatggatatg gcactcgacaaaatgccgggcggaaggcGGACCCGGACCTGCAACTCGCTCTACGCGAGGACGACTCAGgatgcggaggcggaggcggaggcggaggcggaggcgtcgGCGAGGAGCCGTCCGGCCCGCCGCCCCCGCGGCCGTCCGAGGAGGGCGGTGCAGTC GAACTTGTGTCCGAGGGCGATCATCGGCAGTGCAATGGGATCCTCAGCAGCCTGATCCGCCTGCACTACCCTGGTTTTGTCACCCACGCCCAGGTTGAGTCGCCTccctggacgtgggaccacttcaactCCACCGTGGATGCCGTGTATGGCACCGTACAGGAGCGGATCAGgcgtgagttctgg gacttcttcacgttggaggaggggcatgacccCGCCTGGGTGACGAAGGTGCAGGACAGGGCATGTAGGGGCCGAGTCACGGACCTGTACTATGAGGCGAGGCTGCAGTGCCACATCAACCACTCGTGCGACGTCCTTGGTCGGTACCCGAGGAAGAACGAGGCCAGGACCATGACactcaccagggagcagtacctcgcagtaagttataaaacattgttactgactcattccatgaagaataggtag